CTATTACATCACCTACAGCCAGGTGCGCTATCGGCATGTGCTGGAACCGCTCATGCTGTTGCTGCTGGCTTGCCTGCTGCCGCTGCGGCAACCGAGGAATGAACATTGATTGTGTGACGCCGGTCACACTCAAGCATGACGCATGACCTAGGCGCGACTCCGCCGCGCTGCTACTCTGCCCTTACAACTGAACGCGTGCGCAACGTTGCCATCCTCACCCCACATCATACGTTGCGCACGCTTTTCCTTTTTTCCCGTCAGGGTTGCGGGGACCTCGGCCACAAGTTGTCTTCCCTTGCTCCACCCGGCACGGTGGAGGTTTGCCCGGGTGCTTTTCCGCCGCGCTCGCGCTACACTGGGTTTCCACTCCCAATTCCCATCGCGATCAATCCAGGAGGTCATCGTGTCAGAACAGAAATACCGCCAGCACGGCTACAAGGACCGTGGCGGCGACAAGCCCGAGTCCCGCGGCCCGGGGCAGCCGCCGCGTCCGAAGAAGGAGGAAACCTTTGGGCCGCGCGCGCTCAATATGCCGGGAACCCGGACGGTGTCGCGCTGCGCGCAGTGCGGGACCGTGCTCACCATGATCACCGACCCGGTGGGGCAATGTCCCAAGTGCGGATTTGAGCTGCACTCCTGCAAGCAGTGCATGCATTTCGATCCCGCCAGCCGCTTCGAGTGCCGCCAGACCATCCTGGAGCGCGTCGCGCGCAAGGACACACGCAATGAATGCGGGTTATTCGCCATGCGGACCGCGGTGGAACGGGAGACATCTTCCGCCGGCATGCGCGCTGACGACGCCCGCAAGGCATTCGAGAATTTGTTCAAAAAGTAGACGCTTCCGCCGCTCGCGGCCGCGCCCTTATTTCAATCTCCAAAACACACGCCGATTGCCTTCGCAATGCGCACCATCTCGCCGTTCGGATTCACCAGTTTCCTGGACCCGACCGCTTCCGCGATATCGACCGTCTCGACATGCGCGCCGCGAAGGGCAACCATCTTCCCGAAATCTCCGCGCGCGATCAGTTCCACCGCCTCGACGCCGAAACGCGTGCTCAGGATGCGGTCGAACGGAGAGGGAGAGCCGCCGCGCTGCACGTGGCCGAGCACGGTGACGCGCACATCTTTCTTGGTGCACATGCCGAGCGCGTTGCCGACCAGGTTACCGGCCGCCCCTGCCCGCGGGAACATGCGCTTCTCCTCTTGGAACCGGGCATTCAGCTCCAGCCCGGGCTTGATGCCCTCGGCGACGACCACGATGGTGAACTTCTTCCCGGTGGCGTCGCGCTGGTTCACAAACTGGCAGACCTTGCGCAGGTCGAAAACAATCTCGGGGATCAGGATTACATGGGCGCCGCCAGCCAGGCCGGCTTCGAGGGCGATCCAGCCGGCATCGCGGCCCATGACCTCGACGACCATAACGCGGTGGTGCGACTCGGCGGTGCTGAACAGCTTGTCGATGGCGTCGGTGCAGGTATGAAGAGCGGTATCGAAGCCGAAGGTCACGTCGGTGGCGGACAGGTCATTGTCGATGGTCTTGGGCACGCCCACGACATTGAGGCCGTGGCGGAACAGCTCCAAGCCAATGGCCTGGGTGCCGTCGCCGCCGACAACGATCAGGGCGTCGAGGCCGAGCTTGCGCGCGTTCTCAATTACATGCGGCGCCATGTCGCGCACGACTTCGCAGCCGTCGACGACGGTCTTGTACTTGCAAGGATTGCCGCGATTGGTGGTGCCGAGAATAGTACCGCCGCGCGGCAGGATGCCGCTAACGCTGTCCAGTGTCAGTTCGCGCGAGCGCTCCGGCCAGATCAGGCCGTCGAAGCCGTCGGTGATGCCGACGACGCGCCAGCCGTGTTTCAGGATTGCCGAGCGGGTGGCGGCGCGGATCACGGCGTTCAGTCCCGGACAATCGCCGCCGCCGGTGGAAATGCCAATGGTTCTGATTTCGGTCATGAGGAGCTCTTAGCTGTTAGCTCTTAGCTTTTAGCCAGGGCGAATGAGCGGCGAGTGAAAACTGGCGCGTCGTAAAACTTACCAGCGAAAATGCAAACCGCAAAAAATAAACGGCGAAAAATTGCAGGGCAAACGCTTGAAGCTCAAACCTACTGGGTCACCACCACGGAACTCGGGTTCGTGCCGGTGGTTGCAGTAGTTCCGGACGAGAGAGTATTGCCGCTTGTGATGCTGAGAATCGAAATGGAATTGCTGCCGTTGTTGGCGACATAGACGAAGCTGCCGGAAGGATCGACGGTGACGTCGACCGGCGATGTCCCCACCGAAAACGGCGAACCGGTCATGGCAGTAAGGTTGCCGTCGGCATTGATCACGAAGCCGGCAAGATTGTTGGTTGTCTTGTTAGCGGCGAACAGGAACTTGCCGTTGGCGCCGCTGGCCAGTGCCACCGATGCGCCGCTGGGATTAATCGAAGAGTTGATCAGTACCAGGTCGCCGGTACTGGCATTGATGGCGTAATTGCAAATTCCGGTGGCGCCGTCGGCCACGAAGGCGAAGCGCGAATTGGCATCAATCACCACCGCGACAGAGCTGGCGCAAGGCGCTGCCGGCGCGGTGCGCACCACCGCAACTGTGCCATCACTGTTGATGCGGAAGATGGCGGTCCCTGCCGTACCCATGGAGGCATAGAGGAATCGTCCCGCAGGGTCCACGGTGGCGCGGATGGGAGCGGCGGCCAGGGTGATGTTTTGGCCGATCGGGGTCAGCGCGCCGTTACTGGAGTTGATCGCGAACGAGGAAATGGTTTTGGCGCCGCCGTTTTCGACATACACGAAACGAGCGCCGGGATCGACCGCCACCCAGACGGGAGAGGTCCCGGCGGTAAACGGCGAACCGGAGACTGCTGTCAGCGTCCCGTCGGTCCGGTTGATGGTGTAGGCGGACACGGTTCCGTCCTGATTGGCGGCATAGACAAACTTGCCGGCGGAGTCGGCGTCGACCGCGACCGTGCCGGTCCCGGCAGTAAAAGGCGAACTGGCGGTGGCAGTAAGAGCACCGCCGGAGGAGTTAACCGTATAGGCGGAAACACTGCCGGTGCTGCCGGCATTGAAGTTGGAAGCGTAAGCGAACTTGGGGACCGCGCCGGTTGGATTGGTGGTCGTGCTGGTGGTGGTCGAGGTGGTCCAGAAGTCGTGGCCGCCACAACCGGACCACAACAGTAGCATGGAAAGCATTACCGTAACCACACGCAAGATCATGATTGCCACTCGCCTGAGTCTAACAAACCCGGAGCCTTCGCCAATGACGTGGGAGATTCCACGGCAGAGTATAAAGATTTCAGCTGGGGCGGGAGTTTTGCCGGCGAAATTTTGGCCATGGGCCCCCCTCCCCCTCCCCCGGTCGATCTTAAGGAATCAGCAGCTTACGAAAAAATTCGCCGCAAAATATTGAGGCCGAATAGTTTAGAGGCAAAATATTGATAACAAAGCTCCAAAAATACCTTGAGCCGCCCGGGTTGGAATCGGCGGCTCGGTCAGACGCGTTCGCGGATGCCGCACATTCTAGCGGGAGGAGCGGTCAAGTCAAGCACGGCGGTCACGGCTGAATGTGATGGCTTCGCAACCCGTACCTGAGCACGCCCGCTCCGGGCGACTCGTACTGGGTACTCGAGCTCATCAGCCCGCTGGGCTCGCGAATGTGGGCCACCGCCATCGGTGCACTAGCGCTGCGCCGCGAATCACACGTGAGTCATCGAGCCATCGGCGGCGACACTTCCCTCAGCGAGTGCAGCGCGGTTGAGCAGGACGCTGGCACATTACCGCACGGACCGTTTAACGAGACCTGGAGACAGTGCGCTCTTTGGCGGTCGTCGCCTGCCAGGGCGGAAGGATCTCGTGTCGATCTGGAGTTCAAAGCAGATTCGGGTGAGGGTGTTGCGGTGCAAACCCAAGGCCGGCGCGGCCTTGCTCAGGTTTCCCTTATTCTCGCGAAGCGCAGCACAGACGAATGCCTTCCTGAACTCCGAGAGAGCCTCCCGGTAGGAGATGCCGCCTCTGTCCATCTTTACTACGAGCGACTCCAGAATGTCCTGCACGGGAGCCTCGCTGGTTCCGAGTAGCTTATTCGGGCGAAGAATACCACAGCGATTTTGCCTCTTCTTCGCAGCAATCGGTGGTTGGTCGTGCAAAACCAGGAGGAAAACTCGGCTATGCGCAGCGGCAGCAAGCGGCTAGAACTTTCGAGCGTTGCACCGATTGTGGGCGTTGACAGGATTTAGTTCAGTGTTAGTATCCGGGGCGTCGACGGTCGAAAGGGTTGGCGAAAATAATAAGTCGCTAGTCCGAAGTAGGCCGGGTGATCCGCGAGGCGAGGCAACTCGTTGAGTGGCCGGACCCGAAAAAACCGACGGATACTGCGAGGTTCCGTTGGGGTTCGGTACCGCGAAAGCGGCGATCGCATCAGGGGCTGTGACGGTACATGCGTCCACGTCGTTGACTCCCTCGCAGGAGTCGGCGGCTAGACCATAACCAATGTCACGGCCCTTCTAATTTTCCCGCGCGGTTTTTCTCGGTTCCCGTCTCCACGCGATCTTCGATTGCAGTAAGCCCACGCAGCCAGTCCAAGTAAAGCCCAATTCGCAGGCGCTCAGCGTCATTTGCAGGAGTTCAAGGTAGATCGTAGTAGTGGACGGCACTCTTTCCGCACTTCCCATGCCAGCCCATTCCAACCTCTGCGTGTGAATCCATGATTAAAAACAGGTTACGAGACGTGAAGTAGCTCAGCCAGCGGACAAGCGCCCACCTGTACGGAATGTTCCCAAGCCCCTGTCCCTCGGTTACTTGTCGTTCAGAAGCGAACCGACAATGATATTGGAATGCGATCGTCCACCACGGTCTCCCCCCGGGCCTATAAACGCCGCAGCGCTCGCGTTCAACTCAAAATCCAGCTTTCCATAGAAATCGGCGACGACAGCGTTCTCGATGCTGAAACCATAACCGTGAGCAAACACGGAGCGCGCATCCGGATCACCAGCACGCGCGGCCAGCTGACCCAAGGCGAGCAGCTGCGCGTCAAGAAGCGGCGGGGCCAGCAATCGCTGCCGGGCCGGGTGGTTTGGATGGATAAGCGCAGCGATCGGCACTACGGCATCGAGCTCGACGATCCCGGCAACTTCTGGGGTGTGTCTTTCCCCAGCAAAGACGATGGAGATGTGCATCTCCATCGTCGCCGCAACACAGCACTTCCGTCGAACAAGGCGACCGATGTCTCTGCAACTTCTGCTATCGCGGAGCTCGGAACTGCCGACAAAGCGCCACCCTCGATGCCTCTGGCTGACCCGCGGAGCATCCCCGCGTTGGTGTCCGGGATGTCAGCCATTCGTTTGCCGTTTGCTGAACGGGTTGACATGGTTTTCACCCACGCTGAAGAAGCCCATGCGCTGCTGCGGACCACGGTCGAACCAGGTGCAGTTTTGCGCGTTACCTTTGGCGATAACCGCACTACAAAGGCGCGCGTGATGGCGGTTGGCGGCCAGCGCGAAGCCGGCAAATGGTCGGTCCGCGTCAGGTGCGACGTGGCTTCGGCTTGAACCGCCGCCTTGGAAATGACGGCGAGCTAGGAGATTGGCGCTATGACTGACTCGTCCGCGTTGTTGCTGAGCCTGGTTGTATTTGCATCTCTGTTCTTGCTCGCCGTGGTCGTGATCGTAGGCGGCGGTGCGCAGACCCGTCCCCGTCGCTCAAGAGTTCGCGCTGACTGGCGGCTGGAAGGATTCCAGCTGTCACGTCCGGGCGCAGCCTAGAAACATTTCGCGGGAACTGGGGGCCCTGGGCAGATTCGAACTGCCGACACGCGGTTTAGGAAACCGCTGCTCTATCCATCTGAGCTACAGGGCCACAAAGACTTAGCGGCGGGTCGCTGCACTTTTGCTGCACGATTCCTAGTCAGACTAAACCTACCTCGCTCTATTCTACAGCTTTGCTACCGGAGTGGCCTCCCGCGCGGATATTTGTTCCTCGTGACGCTTCACTACGAGCGCCTGGATGCGCTGCTCCACAGCCTGCATCGCGTGACGCGTGTTCTCGGGTACATCCTTGATGTAGTGGGCCTCGGTTGTGGCCACGTTGTCGTGCCGCAGCATGCCCTTTGCCGCAAGCGGGTCTTTACTCTGTGCAGTAATCTGTGTCCCAATGCCACGTCGCAGGGCATACCAGCCGTGCCATGGAACATCGGCTGCTTTGAGAGTCGGTTTGACCTCGCGCCGAGCGAGATTGTCCAGATTAGCAGCGCAGACGCGGGGCATGAAGCGCGTGCCCTTCGAACTAGAATTGATGGCGGATTTCGCGAGGGCGGGAGGGGACAACCACATGGAATTCGATGTTGTCGCCATGCCTAAACTCCCCGACGGCAAGCCGGTCGGCACGCCGCTCGCGCGCACCCTCGAAGCTGATCTCACGCCAGACAACGAGGCCCGCCTGCGCGAGCACGGTCTGACCTATGCCAGCGCCCTCGAGCTTCCGCCGGGACAATACAGCGTGCGGTTGGTGGTGCGGGACAGTTCAGGCCGGACGGGCAGCCTCGCTGCGCCTTTGGCGGTCGTGCCTTAGGGGCTGCCAGGAACCTCTGGGTGAGGTTCCTGCGTGGACGACGAGACTCATACCCCCGTGCTCTTCGCTTACACCAGCACGGCCATTCCGGGCGGCTCGGTCTTCTGGCGCCAGCGAGCGGATGCACCTGTGAGCGATTTCGGTCGAGCATTCCTGCGTTATGCAAATTCCGCTAAGCTGCTGCTGTTCGCATCCCCTGCGCCGCTTCCGATTCGGCGTCCTTCCCTCTCAAATAAGCGAGCGTCATGTCCAGCGACTTTACCCCAGCCTGATGCGGATCGTGTTCACGCTTACACCTTCCTCCTGCAGCGTGTCAGCAACTCCCCTTCCTAGAAGTCGAAACGCAGTCCAAGCTGTGACCGGAACGGGGTACTGATGCCCGGACCGTAGGACGCGCCTCCTGTACCGAACACACCACCGCTGACCGCGCAATACGGCCCGCTAATAGGCCCACTGAGCGGCTGGCGGAACAAGCTGCTGCTGGCGTCATTCAACACGGCGTTGCACTTGTTGAAACGGTTGAACAAGTTGTAGAACTGCCAGGAGAAACGTGCCGACACTCGTTCGCCCAGCCTGAACGTCTTTGCGGCAGAGAGATCCATCTGCACGAAGGGAAAGCCTCGCAGCGAGTTCGGCTTGACCTGGGTGCAACCCGGAGCAAAGTTCGCGGCCGTAATTTTGTTAGGATCGAAGGGAGAGCAGACCCGATCCAAGAACACGCGTCCATCGCCGTCAATATCGGCGTTGGGGAAGGGATCGATAGGACGAGCCGAGGCTGCCTGGAACAGGGGCGACAGTTGGAAGCCGTGTCCCAGGTCAAAAACTCCGCTGAAGGTGAAGCGGTGACGCTCGTCATAGTCCGTGTACCCGAAGTTGTTGGGCCGGAACTGCAACCTCGGGTCCTCAGTCAGGAACGAGCCGCCGTAAGAAGCAACCGGTACACCTCCCCAGGAGCGCGACCAGGAGAGGACGTAACTGGTCTGAAACTGCATCCGGTGCGACATGCGCTTGCGGGCGACGAAGTTAATACCGTCATAGAACGAGCGATTGTTGCTTTCGACAGTACGGATATCGGCAAACCGGCCGGCGCCAATGCCGGCGGCCGCCAAGGCGGCGTCGAGAATGCGAGTGCCTGCGCCGCGGACGCATCTTGCATCAGCAGGATTGGAACCCGGGAAGGCTGCGTTGCAAACCTCGCTGATCCTGGGATTGTAGTCGAGCATGCGGGGCTCATGCGTGCCCAGGACGTGGGTGTAATCAATGGAAAGCGAAAGTTCGTGCGCGAGCGCAACGGCCGTCCCGATGGACATCTGCTGCGACCAAGGATCGGTGACGTCGGGTGCCGTTACGCGGCCGCGGGCGCCAAAGGCGAGATTGGTGGCGGCGGGGGCCGGAGCAGGCAGAGGATCCACGCCGAACCGGAAGGTGGCCAAGTCTGACCCAGACAGGTCAATCAGGCCGCTCTGATAAAGGGTTGTGTTCGACTGCTGAATGGACCATAGCGTCAGGTTCTGGAAGATCTGGTCACGGGCGATGCCGTAACCGCCACGAATTACGTACTTGCCGCTGCCGCTCGGATCCCAGGCGAACCCGAACCGCGGCTGGAATTCCTTGAAGGAAGCCGTTTTCCGCCGCAGCGCCTCGTCGTTGCCGGCCAAAAACCGGGCGAAACTCATGCCGTCCTGGACCGCCGCGCCCTGCGGGTTAGCGGCTACCAACTGCCGCAGCACTGCGACGGTGCGATTGCTGGTCAGCGGATCACCGGTTAGTTGTGCGTTGAGGAAGCTGATGTTGGCATCCCAGCGCATACCGAGGTTGAGAGTGAGACGCGGGGTGATCCGGAAGTCATCCTGAAAATACAAGCCCAGCAAATTGGGTTGTTGGGGATTGTCGGTGCGGCCGTTGCCAGCGCTGTAAATCAACTCCTGCACAGCGCCTGGCGTCGCCAATCCTTGCGGATAAAGCGCCTTCTTTGACCCGAAAATATCCACCGGGTCATCGTTGAAGATGAGTTGGTAGCCGAGGCCCGAGAAAAAAAAGCCTCCCATTTTGGCCAGGTAGAGCTCATTGCCGCCAAATCTGAAGTTGTGGCGGCCTACCGTCCAGTTGAAGTCATCGCGGAACTGGTATTTGCGGATGAGGGTCTGCTGGGGAACGTTGATGTTGTTGCCCAACTCCGCGCTCGGGAAGGTGAGCAGCGGGTTGGCGGCAACTCCGCCACCGGATATCGGAAGAGTGAAGGTACGGCCCGGGGTGGCAGTGATGGCATTCACGAAGTCCTGGAACTGCACGCTGGCTACGTTGACCTTAGAGTTCGAAATCGTCAAGGTGTGCTGCAGCACCAGGGAATGAAACTGGTTGACGTTAGCAGTGGCTTCGCTGAGGTCGGCGATTGGCGGGCCGTTGGAGGTTGGCTGATCATTTTGGGTGGTCCAGCGCTCCCGGCCATAGCGTAGGAACAGGCTCTGGCGGTCGTTGACGTGGTAGTCGAGCTTCACGGTAGCGAGGTGATCAAAGAACGGGGTCGTGATCTTCGACGCGGGCGCTGCAAACGGCAGCAAGCTTAGGTTCGTTACCGCGGTCGGATCGGGGTTGATGCCAGCCAGTTCGCGCTTGTGCTCGTAGGCCCCGAAGAAAAAGAACTTGTCCTTGATAATCGGCCCGCCGATCGAGCCTCCGAAGTAATACCGCTTGAAGTTTGGTTTGGGAAGTTGCACGTCGTCCGCGGTGAACAATTTTCCGTCCGGGCCGGCCGTGCGGTCGAAGGCCGATTTGGCGTTGAGATAGCTGTTTTGGAAATCTCCGAAACCGGAGCCATGCAGCGTGTTGGTGCCGGACTTGGTGATGACATTCACTACCCCGCCGACCGAGCGTCCCGATTCGGCGGTGTAGCGTTGCGTCACGACGTTGAACTCCTGGATACCTTCCAGCGTATAGTTCTGAACGATTCCGCCGATGACGTTGTCCTTGTTGTCGCCGCCGTCGACGTTGTAATCCCAGGCGCGGCCGTCACTGCCGCCAGCCGACACGGTGCCGGAACGGCTCTTGGTGGGATCGAAATTCGGGGTCGGGCGAACCCCGGGCACCAGCGACATCAGGTTAGCAAAATTGCGGTCTCGGACCGGAAGATCCTTGATCTCCGTCGGGGTCACGTTGCTGCTGATGTCGGAGTGGGTCAGATCGACCGACGGCGGCTCGGCCGTTACCTCCACCACCTCGCTCGCGGCGCCCGGCTTGAGTTTGAAATCGAGGGACACCGCTTTGCCGATCAGCAGGGGCACACCCTTTTGCACCGACGTGGTGAATCCAGGGGCTTGTACTCGCACTTCGTAATTGCCGGGAGGAAGAAGGTCGATGACATAATCTCCGCTGGTTCCGCTTGTCGCACTCCGTTGCAGGCCGGTTTCAGGATTGCGCGCGGTAACTTGCGCGTGCACCAGCACGGCGCCGGTAGCATCGGTTACAATTCCGTTGATCTGCCCGGTAGTCTGCTGTGCCGAGGCCGGAACCGCAGCCAACGCCAATAGCAGAAGAGAAAGCACGAGTGCTCTTTTCATAACGTCTCCTTACAGTTGAGCAATTACCCGCATCAATTCGTGATCGCCTAGGTACCGAGCCGTGTGCGGCGCCGAAACGGTGTACGCCGGCCGTGAACTGTGTCGAGTCGGCATAACCGACTTGTTAGACACATCAAGCAGATGGCGTGCCAATGATGTGGTGTTCAAAACCAACAGCTTGAGCATGCTAGCACACGCTTATCTATGGCATTTCGGAGATTGCCGCCGACACATCCCACATTTCCATACACAAAACCATATCCGCAGGTCGCCAGGGTTCGGGCTGCCTCAACCAGTAGGGCCGCTGCCAACGCCATTGTCATCCCCGCGAACTGAAAGGCAGGATCGGAAGTCGAAGAGGATACCACCATCGGCGGAAAAATGCTCCCGTGTTCCTGCAAGACATACGCAAGCACAGAAAGAACCTTGCGGCATCAGTTGGAGCGCGAGGCGCCCACGGCAAAGCCTAGCCACCGGAAATTCGGAGACGCAATTTTGAGGATAGCGAGATTATTTCTGCCGATTTTGGGCGATTTCAAGGGTCGCGGGACGTGTTCAACAAAGTACTCTGAAATCTGCCGCCGGAATGCCGCCGATGCTGCAGCTCGTTTTCCTTCGGGTATGCAAAGTTTTGCTTGCGCACCTTCTTAACCCACTCTAACCCGACAGCCATAAGCTGCTGATCCCACGCATCGACAAGCAAAGTGCTAAGTGGTTAGCAACGTGCAGTGCAAGCGGTGTCTCATGCCTGCAGACACTCCGAGGAAAAAAATTCTCGTGATAGATGACTCGCCGACAGTGATGCAGACGTTGGTGCTCGTGCTTCGTTCCGTCGGATTCCATGCGGCAGGAGAGGTCAGCGCCGCCAACGGGTTGAAGACGGCAAAGTTGCAGTGCCCCGACATTTTGTTGTGCGACATTCAGCTCGACAGTACAACCGGGGTGGCGTTGGCGCTTGAAATCTTAAAGTCCGTGCCGAATTGCCGCGTCATCTTGATGTCGGGCGATACAAGCTCTACCAAAACTCTTGCCGACGCGCACGCGCGCGGCCAAGATTTTGAAGTATTGGCGAAGCCCACGCCAACCGATGAGCTGCTGGCGCTGCTGGGCAAACCGTAATCTTGGACATGACTGGCCTGACCGAGCGCGTGATGTCAAAGGTGGAACGCTTGCTGCAGCGCAAGCTCACCGGTGAGGAGATTTTTCTCTTGCTGCTGGCTGGCATGGTTGAGGAAGAGATTCTGGAAGAGGAAGTGCCGATTGGCGTGCGAATGCAGGATGCCTCCTAATGCTGTAGGTTCCCCAGGCCCCCTCGCGATAGGATCAGTACCGCGAGGATCGATGGCGTGCCGGGTGTTCTGAAGATCGACCGCAAGCGCAAGCTCGCAGTCTCGACGTTTTACGGTGCGGTGAGCGACGAAGATATCCTTACCCATCGAAATACGATCCTCGACAGTCCCGCCTTTGACCCGAGCTTCTCAGAAGTGGTTGACTTCAGCCGGGTGTCTTCGCTGACTGTGTCCGAGGCGGCTCTTTCGGCGATGGCACAAGTTAAGAGCATCTTCAATGAGACCTCGATTCACGTCGTCGTCGCTCCTGCCGACATCGCGTTCCAGTTGGTCAGCCAATACCGGGAACTTGCGCGCGTGACGCGACCGAACCTGTATGTCGTGCGTAGCGTTGATGAGGCGTATGCGGTGCTCGACAGCGCTCGTGATTCCTGACGCCACACTCTGGGAGTTTGTGATCTCCGATTCCCTTCCCTTGCAGCCCGCGCAGTGGCAGTATTAGCGGCAAGCCAGCAATCAGGAATCGGAGATCACAAAGCAGCCATGATTAGGCGGCTT
The Terriglobales bacterium DNA segment above includes these coding regions:
- a CDS encoding ATP-dependent 6-phosphofructokinase; this encodes MTEIRTIGISTGGGDCPGLNAVIRAATRSAILKHGWRVVGITDGFDGLIWPERSRELTLDSVSGILPRGGTILGTTNRGNPCKYKTVVDGCEVVRDMAPHVIENARKLGLDALIVVGGDGTQAIGLELFRHGLNVVGVPKTIDNDLSATDVTFGFDTALHTCTDAIDKLFSTAESHHRVMVVEVMGRDAGWIALEAGLAGGAHVILIPEIVFDLRKVCQFVNQRDATGKKFTIVVVAEGIKPGLELNARFQEEKRMFPRAGAAGNLVGNALGMCTKKDVRVTVLGHVQRGGSPSPFDRILSTRFGVEAVELIARGDFGKMVALRGAHVETVDIAEAVGSRKLVNPNGEMVRIAKAIGVCFGD
- a CDS encoding beta-propeller fold lactonase family protein is translated as MILRVVTVMLSMLLLWSGCGGHDFWTTSTTTSTTTNPTGAVPKFAYASNFNAGSTGSVSAYTVNSSGGALTATASSPFTAGTGTVAVDADSAGKFVYAANQDGTVSAYTINRTDGTLTAVSGSPFTAGTSPVWVAVDPGARFVYVENGGAKTISSFAINSSNGALTPIGQNITLAAAPIRATVDPAGRFLYASMGTAGTAIFRINSDGTVAVVRTAPAAPCASSVAVVIDANSRFAFVADGATGICNYAINASTGDLVLINSSINPSGASVALASGANGKFLFAANKTTNNLAGFVINADGNLTAMTGSPFSVGTSPVDVTVDPSGSFVYVANNGSNSISILSITSGNTLSSGTTATTGTNPSSVVVTQ
- a CDS encoding helix-turn-helix domain-containing protein codes for the protein MDRGGISYREALSEFRKAFVCAALRENKGNLSKAAPALGLHRNTLTRICFELQIDTRSFRPGRRRPPKSALSPGLVKRSVR
- a CDS encoding PilZ domain-containing protein → MRSSTTVSPRAYKRRSARVQLKIQLSIEIGDDSVLDAETITVSKHGARIRITSTRGQLTQGEQLRVKKRRGQQSLPGRVVWMDKRSDRHYGIELDDPGNFWGVSFPSKDDGDVHLHRRRNTALPSNKATDVSATSAIAELGTADKAPPSMPLADPRSIPALVSGMSAIRLPFAERVDMVFTHAEEAHALLRTTVEPGAVLRVTFGDNRTTKARVMAVGGQREAGKWSVRVRCDVASA
- a CDS encoding TonB-dependent receptor, with product MKRALVLSLLLLALAAVPASAQQTTGQINGIVTDATGAVLVHAQVTARNPETGLQRSATSGTSGDYVIDLLPPGNYEVRVQAPGFTTSVQKGVPLLIGKAVSLDFKLKPGAASEVVEVTAEPPSVDLTHSDISSNVTPTEIKDLPVRDRNFANLMSLVPGVRPTPNFDPTKSRSGTVSAGGSDGRAWDYNVDGGDNKDNVIGGIVQNYTLEGIQEFNVVTQRYTAESGRSVGGVVNVITKSGTNTLHGSGFGDFQNSYLNAKSAFDRTAGPDGKLFTADDVQLPKPNFKRYYFGGSIGGPIIKDKFFFFGAYEHKRELAGINPDPTAVTNLSLLPFAAPASKITTPFFDHLATVKLDYHVNDRQSLFLRYGRERWTTQNDQPTSNGPPIADLSEATANVNQFHSLVLQHTLTISNSKVNVASVQFQDFVNAITATPGRTFTLPISGGGVAANPLLTFPSAELGNNINVPQQTLIRKYQFRDDFNWTVGRHNFRFGGNELYLAKMGGFFFSGLGYQLIFNDDPVDIFGSKKALYPQGLATPGAVQELIYSAGNGRTDNPQQPNLLGLYFQDDFRITPRLTLNLGMRWDANISFLNAQLTGDPLTSNRTVAVLRQLVAANPQGAAVQDGMSFARFLAGNDEALRRKTASFKEFQPRFGFAWDPSGSGKYVIRGGYGIARDQIFQNLTLWSIQQSNTTLYQSGLIDLSGSDLATFRFGVDPLPAPAPAATNLAFGARGRVTAPDVTDPWSQQMSIGTAVALAHELSLSIDYTHVLGTHEPRMLDYNPRISEVCNAAFPGSNPADARCVRGAGTRILDAALAAAGIGAGRFADIRTVESNNRSFYDGINFVARKRMSHRMQFQTSYVLSWSRSWGGVPVASYGGSFLTEDPRLQFRPNNFGYTDYDERHRFTFSGVFDLGHGFQLSPLFQAASARPIDPFPNADIDGDGRVFLDRVCSPFDPNKITAANFAPGCTQVKPNSLRGFPFVQMDLSAAKTFRLGERVSARFSWQFYNLFNRFNKCNAVLNDASSSLFRQPLSGPISGPYCAVSGGVFGTGGASYGPGISTPFRSQLGLRFDF
- a CDS encoding response regulator, with amino-acid sequence MPADTPRKKILVIDDSPTVMQTLVLVLRSVGFHAAGEVSAANGLKTAKLQCPDILLCDIQLDSTTGVALALEILKSVPNCRVILMSGDTSSTKTLADAHARGQDFEVLAKPTPTDELLALLGKP